Genomic DNA from Garra rufa chromosome 18, GarRuf1.0, whole genome shotgun sequence:
aatcattaactgccttccgctgtgaaaagtagtccctaactgctgcagctgtgtttatgttgctaagggtggttgctaagggggttcaatgatacacaaaaccgttgagtgaagcggtcatagcagtgccgtatcatgaatacgacacagctgctgaccaatcagaattgaggaatggaactaaccgttttataaataaatatatatatatatattagagtgcggatcgggacgcatttttctgtccgagcccggcccgcgtccgaaagagcagtaaccgagcccgatcccagcccgacagagttaaaatctaatttttttctcatactaatgacacatgcacttttttgtgtggaaagcccgcttttattgagcaactgtaggaaggcgttcggaTTACGCACGTCTTTCATTGTCCTGGCTAGTTTGACACATTTCCGCACACAGGATTTGgggtaatattttacatttattttaatcacaAAAACGAACCGTTGCATCAAGTGAAACAGGCCCATTGGCTACCTACTAAgcagttttaaattttaaatggtcaATGCCTTACGCTGGTTTCACACTGGAAGCGCAAGCAGAGCACAGGCAGCGCAGAAGTAGCGTGTATGCAAAGCGGGAGCAGCGCGCGCCCATTGTGCTGCCCATTGCAGCTGAACCGTTATCGTTCATTCAGTTGCGGATTTCAGGTGTTGTCCGACAATTATTGGTCATGTCATGTGCTTTTATTTACGATAAGGGCAGCATGCTGTGATGCGGACGTGTTCCCCTCTGTCCCACATACACAGGCTAACATGCTGTATAGTTtacaagataaaaaaatatatatctttctctttttttatgttgtagatttaagtaacaaatgagaaacgctaaattatttaataatttttcagACAAATGTCGTCCTAATGATTCCCAGtttggtttaagataattaaagcaaccgtttttcattttcaataacgaaaagaatatgtaaaactatggtatttggggtaaaagtcacccctgctgttggggctaaagacacaataatttacaagataattaatagatgactgacttttcAATTTGTTGACATCACATGGTTCGATTCAGATACCATAAAGTAAATACCATATTTTATTATGGCGGTTGTCCACCAAAGATAATCATCGGGTTTATAAtgaaaccattatatttaaaaacatcagacatatcatatacaaatataatttgttgttactactgtaaatctatattaaattattataggatctccttcagtactttcagaaatttcacttttaaaaatgattttctttctatattttaaattacgttttatattaacattttaatgacagtagcctatatttatttattttttgattcttgtatcaaaataagcagaaaacagTACAAACATTGCTaacgtgattgttttgaacaagtgtAACTACGACATTATTTATAAAActccacaaaaacattattttgtgctgGTGAGTCTTTTAAGCCGTGATTGTGGTGCATATGATACacgaaattgttattttttttatgttaatcaGGTCAATTTTGATGAAGAAcaatgcactgtggctttaatccAGCGTGTAAGCGgtgcagcaaaaatagactcggcgccgaAACGATCGCGGCACTCACGCTACTGCTCTGCTGCGCCGCCTctgcgtgcggtgtgaatgctctaatctgttaacatgggcgccgaaaaaaatatGCGCTGCTTACGTCCTGCTTACGCCTGCAGTGTTAAACCGGCTGATGTGActgagcccgacccgaacccgagcatcctttctaaatatctgtccgaacccggcccggcccgtcgggtaCCGTAGGGCTTgggtcgggtatccatcctctaatatatatatatatatattttttttttttttaaattgtcttaAAAAATGTTTCATTGTCTTATTCAAACAGGTTTCCCACAGTGAGCAATGTTTTGAAAGATTACACTTGAGGTAAATCATGTAAATGGCTAGCTGACACACTGAAACAAGAAAGGAGAAAGTCTTCTAACATCAAACgttcatttattactcacccttttTGCCTTGGCCTGAAGTGTAGAGATCAAACACAACATTGAGAGTTTGTCTCAGCTCCCACGCTTTACTTGTGCATTGCTCATCCTAAAAGAGAAAATCTGGAGGGTCATCAGGAAGCAAGGAATTTTCCAGACAATGTACAGTACAACCTGTTCCAGAATAATATTTCTGAAATTATTTTGTTAAAGAAAGGTTCGAAAAGAAGCTTACCTGACAGACGGGTCTGATGTGAACAGCCTGGGAATGGAAACTGCTGTGAAACAGCTTCTCTGACTTCATGAGAACCGCCAGACCTGCCTAGAGAAAAGAAAAAGCAAATGGATTAATGAATGCTTTTAAAGTGACCAGTTATTAAATCGCAGGTAATGATCTGAACCTTAGAACCACAAGGGAGAAGTTTCTTCCAGGGTGTGAGATTCTCAGTGCAGACAATTTCACGTGGTAGCGTTGCATAACGTAAAAATCGGTGATCTGTATCTGTGGACAGAAAGAAGTCTGTTATTTcaaggtccaaaaaaaaaaaaaaaaaaaaaaccatacatGGTTGAATCATTCACAATgcaaaaatatgcatttaaaaaatttgCAGAAAGGGCCGTACCATTTCCCAAACCCAGCGGTTTGAAAGAAGCACTGGGCTGTACTGTGTTGGTCAGGTCAATGAAGTTCAAAGATGCACAGAAGATTCCCGAGAGGACGTTGGTAAGTTCCTTCCAgtttccgtccacactgagaatTGAACAAAAGTCAGTGGACTGTTAGTTCATTATGGAGTTGCGTTATATTCTGTTCAAATTTCAGAATAAAACAAATGTGCTTATAAATCAGGGATACTTTAGTTTTTACAGTTAATTTAGGCACATGTAGGTACTCACTCGCTGACTGTGTCATGGAACCACACCCACAGCTCTGCTCCAGGTGGAGAGGGGATGAAGGGCTGCCCCCACTGCATGGTCCTCCAGAAACCCTGGGTGAAGGAGATGTGCAGCTCTCGCACTGAAAACTTGGAGAGCACTTGGCCGAGGGATTTGGGGAATAGCCGGTAATGAGAAACTGTAGGCAAAAAAGACAAATCATGCAAACAAATGTTAAGACTTGAGGTGATATTCGGTTAAAAAGAAAATGCTGTGCAAGAATCAGCTCTTCAAGCACAGGACAGACTTTCCCTTCTGTGGCAAACATAGCACAATCGGAATAGTGTACACAGACTGAAATCTAatcattttattcttattttaaacagtataccagacattttattttaacattttattagtcAGGTCtattcatttaattaatattttaaatactatACCATAATCAACTTTATTAACTaagtttattcatttttttcatatttcaaACACTACaccataattattttttaattaaatcaattCAGTTTACTCATATTTTAAATACTACACCATATTTTTTTATCAAGTCTattcattttattcatattttaaacactacactttatttaattgtatttatgttttaaatacagtcatatttaattttatttatcaaGTCTATTCATTTTCTTATTTCAAACACTAAACCATAATCAATTTTATTAACTACGTCTattcattttattcatattttaaatactgtaccatatttaatgttatttatcaagtctattcattttatttagtttttaatacTACAccatatttaattgtattaatgttttaaatactatatcatatttaattttatttataagtCTATTCATTGTATTCTTATTTTAAACACTAAACCATAATAAATTTTATTAAGtctattaattgtattaatattttaaatactgtaacgcatttaattttatttaccaagtctatttattttattcatatttttaaacactacactataaatatttttattaaatctactcagtttattattttaaatactacactacatttaattttattcatatttttaatactaccatatttaattttatttatcaagtctattaattttattcatattttaaacactacacaataatgtattttattaaatctATTAatcttattaatattttaaacaatacacaatatttaatattatttatcaaGTCAAGTATATCaagtattcattttatttatatttccaaCAGTAAACCATAATCGATTTTATAGTCTATTcattttattcatgttttaaatagtacaccatatttattttatttgtcaagTCTATTCATATTTCAAACACTAAACCATAATCGAATTTATTAACTAAGTCTATTCTATTTgctttatttatacttttaatactgtaatattttattatgtttaattatatttttatataattatatatttatttttagttgaatcaccatttttaattttatttatcaaGTCTATTCATTGTATTCTTGTTTTAAACACTAcactataaatattttttattaaatctattcatttttgtttgtcaagtctattcattttattaatatttcaaacaCTAAACATATAACTGATTTTATTAACCAAGTCTATTCgctttatttatacttttaatactgtaatattttattacacttttaatactgtaatattttatttaatatttaattttattcatgttttaaatactatacatttaattttatttacaagtattcattttatttatatttccaaCACTAAACCATAATCGATTTTATAGTATTACTATAAAATCAGCattatataaatttttaaaattttataaaaaaatttatattataaaaaaattattttataattatatttaatcgATTTTATAGTCTATTAATTTTATAGTCTATTTTATAAAATACAGTATTAATTTTAatactgtaatattttattacacttttaatactgtaatattttattatttaatatttaattttattcatgttttaaatactatacatttaattttatttactgactttattcatattttaaacaaCACACCataattatttttcattaaatctattcattttattcatatttgaaATACTACACCATATTTAATTTTACTCATGTTTTTAATACTAGaccatatttaatttaatttattaagtcTATTCATTTTATCCATACATGATTAGTTTTGACTAAAAGGAATTGCAATTGATAAGTAAAATTAATaaactttgttaataaaatatagaCTCAGCAAATAAAATCGAGTATAGTAAAGAATGAACAAAATGAATAgatgtatttaatatatataaacaacACACTATACTTAATTATTAGTTTTAAGGCATTACTTTTGGCTGAATTTACAGTATGCTTATTATCATAACGTTTTTGATCCGAAGGCttatgtttaaatgttttaagttaGTTTTTGAGGACAAATATGAATTGTCTACACatgatttattttacaatttctatttattcatttatttttattggaTAAATTACACCAGAGGGTGTGTGGGTGctacattaaaatttaaaactgaacataattttcataattttgatgaCTTTACGATTGTTATTTAATGTGGAAAACAAAGAAATGACTAAAGGTGTCCATTTGACTTCTGTTGTAACTTACATTTACAAATACTGTGGGTAATGGGACACTATGATAACTCACCCTTCTGCCCCTCTTGCAGGAAGTCAATATCCCACAGTGTGCGGAACTGGAAGCTGGCATAAATGTCTCCAGAGTGCAGAGGCCGGATGACCAGCTCCTCCTCAAACTGATCTTTCGCTGCTGCTGGTGTGAAAATATCACTGTCTTTCGTTTCAATGCTTCTGTCCACATCAACATCAGTCGACTGCCATTGCCTTTCATTCAGATCCTCTCTAGCGATACTGCCATCAGTATTAACCTCTCGCGGCGCGTCTGAAACGCTATGTTTTTCTCCTGCATTATCGCTTGCTTTTTCAAGCGTGTCACAACTACTAAGGTTTGCTAAACTagagaaaatcaaaataaatactaGAGACAAACCGCACCTGTGCGCTGCCATTTTTGCCACAGCTTCCCTTGCTGCACACACTTCCTGGATGTCGTTGACAGCATTGACCAATCAGAGAAGGGCATGTAGAAATATGACCAATGGGATACAGGAATGTTTTTATCAACAGGAGGAGATTTGCTTGTTTTGAATTACGCTCAatagaattaataataataaaataaaagtatcagAATTTATGTTAAATAACAAATGCTAGATTCACTATTCAGAATAAGTTCATAGCTCATTTCCACTGGACTGTTAAATTTTAATGGTAGGCTATTATTACAAGGGTTCTgatgttataaataataatttagttaTTCAAAAAAAAGGCAAGTTATGAGGATTTATTCTTACAAGAACGCTGCTAGAACTACATTAGTTAATTTCACGACTGAGCCTACGGTGTCGCTCTTGGATGCTGTATCAAGTGTCAGTGATTCGAATTGAATTCGTTTGCTTTAGTTTGGAAGATTCATATTCGTCCAGTGCAGAGTAAAGCCGTAGTTTGTACCAAGTAATTTttcgtgtgtgagtgtgtgttattaataataaattacctATTGTGAATAATTAATAACAAGTAATTAGGCATCCATTTTAATAAGAAAGCTGCTCAGTTAATTTCACAGTAACACTACTGCCTGACTCTTGTATTATGATCCATTGACTGGAATCCTTTGATTTTTTTGGCTATAAAAATAATCGTTTAGCCCTTTTTGCAGAGTTAAGGCATATTCCAAAGACTAACCATAATAATTGTAAGTTTTAATAATGATTTCAGAATTTATTTCCAGCTGGTGAATGATTAGCATTAACAGCCAATCAAAATCGGTTGTCAGTGCTTTTATTATTAGacctattttgattttttttaatagccTATTGTTCCTGGTATTgttgaagggtcttatctagctaaacgattggttattttcaaaaaaaaaaaagtatatactttatattataacctcaaatgctcgtcttgtctagtccatttaattttctcctccaacttcaaaaccatcctacatcactgttttacctttttttgtaaagcgtgtttgatcttctttgcacgttcactttgtaaacacttggttggtacttctgtaggacgattttaaagttgaaggagaaaataatttttttttacctaccctaactgttttaaactggaatacacagagttcacgcggAGCTAGACaggacaagcatttaaggttaaatagtatataaattgttattttttagaaaataacagatcgtttcgctagataaaaaaAGATTATCACATGCTATGGCACATTTTAAAGGCAAAAAATCGTCCCGAGAGACTTAAGCGAGCATCCCGAGAGACTTAAAAGATTCATTCTTGGTTGAATGAATTGTCATTATAATGAAATGTCACAGGACTCACTCAAATATTTTCTCATGCTATACGGTTGAAATGCAGAAAATCGTTTACATGCTTCGAAAATGAGAATGATTCATTAACTTAAAAGATTTATtccattcaaaaacactgattggTTCCGAATGGACCACCACTTCAAGGTCTAAAAAAGCCAGAATTAAGCAAGAGAAATTATAATGATTTATTCACTTAAagattaatttcttttaaagacaCCGGTTTGTACCCACCGAAACACATGACAAGGTCTAAAAAAGCCAGAATGAATTGTCACTATAATGTAATGTCACAGGACTCACTCGAATATTTTCTCATACTTTACGGTTTAAAGGCAGAAAATCGTTTACGCGCTTTGAAAACAAGAATGATTTGTTAAGATTCGTTCCGTTCAAAAACACTGAATCGTTCAGAAAGGAAAACCATTTCAAGGTCTAAAAAGGCAGTACAGTTTAAAGGCAGAAAATTGTTTACGCATCAAAAATGAGAATGATTAAACGAGTGAAATTATAATtcaaaaacactgaatagttCCGAGCGGAACACCACTTCAATGTCTAAAAAAGCCAGAATGAAATCACTATAATGAAATGTCAAAGGACacacttaaaaatattttttaatgctaTACAGTTTAAAGGCAGAAAATCGTTTATGCGCTTCGAAAACCAGAATGATTCGTTAACTTAAACGATTCATTCCGTTCAAAAACACCGAATTGTTTCGAAGGGAACACCACTTGGAggtctaaaaaactaaaatgcaaTCACTATAATGGAATGTTACAGGACTCATTTGAATATTTTGTCATGCAGTACAGTTTAAAGGCAGAAAATCGTTTATGCGCTTCAAAAACGAGAGACCTAAGCAAGCGAAATTATAATGATTCgataacttaaaggagtagttcactttcagaacaaaaatttacagatagtctaatgtactcacccccttgtcatccaagatgttcatgtctttttttcttcagttgtaaggaaattatgttttttgaggaaaacatttcaggatttcttttagtggtgggccgttatcggcgttaacgtgctgcgttaacgtgaaactcttatcgcgcgataaaaaaatatcgccgttaatctattcacaaatttgggttgggagctgggtctaaactacgcaagctatgatgactttcaccttgattgtttaacgcggatgtataccgaagactatagaatacggtcgcgcgtttaagtctcctccgccaaaacacagacgggatcgcgtcgtcctccattcataaaaaccgaatctactatagcgaaatgccacgtaaattcgtcgttttttggattcataaatcgaaTGTtcgtcagtcacttaattcaaatcgcgatatggactagtgtatgtgaaaactgaaatgcaaaaagaccgttttaagatgaatccgatatgttccgtttggctagctgtatgtatgcattgcggagacgagctgttactacacgcatactgaaacacacgtgacgctcccggtaatttttggcattttcattttacatgaacagataaactcaatctcccaaactgctgtgagtgtcacttttaccgtttcatttgagaaaactagcatcatatcatactgtatgacacagaaacttcacggcaacctgtcaaaataaaagtacggtgtaacatgtaatgggttgggtaggtgttgacgttaaaaaaacacaatctaataggtagaaaaaataatttcattgttagttagttagtaaacacaagtacatctaattgaacataatttattttcatcaacaaattatcatagaaaagctttatgagctttatgatccattctcaaagactttaagtcattatttgggtagcacacatattctgaatgccttcagcagaattcaaattagccattttaatctagattaatctagattaattccaagatttaatctagattaatctagatttaaaaaattaatctatgcccacccctaatttctttcaatataatggacttctatggtgcccctgagtttgaacttccagaatgcagcttcaaagggctctaaacgatcccagcaaaggaaagaagggtcttatctagcaaaacgatcctttattttctaaaaaaaattacaatttatatactttttaatatggtggccgagagagctcaacacgctgcaacttaagaaaatacatgcaaacagaaagaaaacacatgcaaacagaaaaaaacgacaacaaataaaataaaaaaacccatcttcatcagtttgacaacacaggcactgcaaatcctcgcaacgcaaacacaaatacggaaacgctgcaaacacaaaaaaagcgctgcaaatagcacggagcacaacggaaatgtttcagggggacctcaaaaagtgaggaacccatctgggacctgattatttgttcagtggctgttggtcagagcagaggtgttgtcggtgaactaaaaggtgatagtttatgatgtgacgtttgacaccgaagcttcgaagcttgtataaaaaaaaaaaaaacatctcacagtgaagcactgtacctgAGCTTGAttattttaaaggtattttaaaggtcccatattgtcaaaatcgaaatttcctggcttttttcatgataactgaggtctatatgagtttcaaagcagtcaatccacagtaaactgcacacagcctgcttaaagtagccgTTTCTTTTCATGagacgctgtgacttccgtaaagatgtgacgtccgatctactcagtcaccgccttcagtcaccaccccgagcaccaaccactgttccaccctccttttgtcaaacccagacaacaaagcatccattccattgttgagcaacaacaacacgaaaacaagtcgagaaaacgctgttcagtccatggatgtcaggaaactacatcattgcacaggcttcagaacaacgtgaatataagagaggcacgtcaacttcagcctctttcacacagccattccggtaaatacacggataatgtgtcccatgatttgtttccagagttgtttgatttggttcattcacagttgttttccggaatctgtgcgtgctttacacacaacccataaagacatgtgacgtttggatgtgagatgtaatgtgacgcgtacgattcactaatctgaaactaacctgaacaaactgtgcttcagcgctgatagtgaggagctggctctgcccgatcgccgcttcattccactttgcacatattttttcgttgtgaagagtcgcatgataacgttcatcatcactacaacactacctttatggttctggcttttgttcacacagcgctcgttcccgtaattttccagaatcagcgcgcattgtgaaaggggctttactgaagcaacagttatgtagcttactgcattcggtgtttgaaaaagaaaaaacattaatgatcattctgaaatatcctgttgagtatcagcaggctaggctcctctatggctctgggctcggctaaagcatacatgaccgtagttacctgtggttggcctggctgtgcgtcactcagaaaacaacaggccaatcagaagagaggctcatgaatattaattagatgggccaaaatcgacctgtttttgacagagctcctaaaaaaggagctgtaaaaatatattgagatggattttggcacttatacggcaaatatatattcttaaggacatcaacaactaaaataaacagaaatgtgtacaatatgggacctttaagctcaaatgcttgtctt
This window encodes:
- the pigt gene encoding GPI transamidase component PIG-T, translating into MAAHRCGLSLVFILIFSSLANLSSCDTLEKASDNAGEKHSVSDAPREVNTDGSIAREDLNERQWQSTDVDVDRSIETKDSDIFTPAAAKDQFEEELVIRPLHSGDIYASFQFRTLWDIDFLQEGQKVSHYRLFPKSLGQVLSKFSVRELHISFTQGFWRTMQWGQPFIPSPPGAELWVWFHDTVSDVDGNWKELTNVLSGIFCASLNFIDLTNTVQPSASFKPLGLGNDTDHRFLRYATLPREIVCTENLTPWKKLLPCGSKAGLAVLMKSEKLFHSSFHSQAVHIRPVCQDEQCTSKAWELRQTLNVVFDLYTSGQGKKEWSLFKMFSRTLTEACPLATSSKIYVDITDNPEGELFELSPATPLLSQAVVLGDRRTYSVYDLTKVETFGQLRSLNPLLRWKGDSGDMLRPLLHAERYVAGFGLQTGEIHTVIYNNHPYRAFPVLLMDSVPWYLQLYIHTLTVTSKSRDNKPSYIHYQPAKDRHRPHLLEMLIQLPPHSMTEVTVQFERALLKWTEYTPDPNHGFYVGSSVVSALVPSMVAMNTNFTLDQPLFSSFVPVKEESSYFVRVYTEPLLVNLPTPDFSMPYNVICLTCTVVAVGYGSFYNLLTRTFQVDEPGLPLAKRLANLIRRLRGVPLLT